Within the Borrelia parkeri genome, the region AAGTTCAATTTCAAGTAAAATTTTTTTATCTTCTGTGGGGATTACCTTGACATCGACTTCTTTATATCCAAGTTCTTTTAATACCTGATATCTTCTAAAACCTGCTACTAGATTTTTGTTTTTATCTATTATTATTGGGTAGATTAAACCATGTTTTTTGATGCTTTCTTTAAGAGTTGAGGTGTCTCCTATATTTTGTCTGATTCGTTTTTTTATTTTTATTTGTTCTAAATCTATTAACATTTTTCTTAATCCAATTGAATATTTTCTCCATTTACATCTTTGTGCCCATTTTCATCAATTTGTTCATTTTCATCAATTTGTTCATTTTCATCAATTTGTTCATTTTCATCAATTTGTTCATTTTCATCAATTTGTTCATTTTCATCAATTTGTTCATTTTCATCAATGAGAGAATTTGCTTTAATTTCTGCATTATTTTCTTTGTCTTTGTTGTCTATATTAGTATCATCTATATTAATGTTGTCATCATTATCATCTATCCTTGTGTTGTTGATGTTATTATCTAGATTTATATCTGGTATGTCATGATTCACGTTTTCTTGATTATGTTCATTTTCTAAACTATTATCCAAACTACTATTATTAGTTTCATTGATATCATTTTCAAATTCTTTTTTGTTGTCTATTTTATTTAATGAATTAAAATCATCTATAAGATATTCAAATTCATTAACCTCAATGTTTAACTCATTATTGTCATCGATTCTATCGATTCCATAAACATTAAATTCCATTTTATTTAAAAATTCAGATTTATTTTCATAGTATTTTGACTTTTCAAATGGCTGAGTCCCTGCAATGAATATTTCATTTATTGTTATTTCGTTAGGTACTCCTTCTGGTAATAGTCCTGTTTCTGATTGTACTTGTACATTAATTATGCCTTTAGGTCTTATGAAAACTTTTCTAGGTAAATTTTTATGGTATTCTGCCATAAATTTTCCCCAACTAGGACCAGCAAGTCCTGTGCCTGTTCCAGCAATTCCTAATGAATATCCCTTTTTATCAAAACCAACCCATAAAGCCGTTGTTATATAGGGTGAGTATCCTATTGCCCATCCATCAGCCCAGTTTTGAGTAGTTCCTGATTTTCCCGCAATGTCAGATTTAAAGTCTTTAAGATTTGTATGTCTTTGATTTGCTAAGGTTCCATATTGAATTGTTGATTTCATCATGTCTGTCATAATATAGGCAGTTTGAGGAGATACTATTTGTGCATTGGCTCCTTTGTTTTTAATTGCTGTTAGTGTTTCGGATTCTACATTTGCTATTACTTTTCCATTCCTATCTTCAATATATTTAATTCCATATGGTTCCACTTCTTTGCCATTATTGCCCAAAATTGCGAATGCTCTTGCCATTTGTATTGGAGATGTTGATATAACACCGAGTGCAAGAGGATATACTTTAGGAAATGTTTTGTTTATTTCATTTTGATCTTTTATTCCTAATAATTTAGCAGAATATTTAATTGCGTTTTCAAATCCTAATGTATCGAGTATTCTAAGAGAAGGAATATTTAGTGATAAAGCTAGTACTTTACGTGTTAATAC harbors:
- a CDS encoding ParB N-terminal domain-containing protein is translated as MLIDLEQIKIKKRIRQNIGDTSTLKESIKKHGLIYPIIIDKNKNLVAGFRRYQVLKELGYKEVDVKVIPTEDKKILLEIELDENNARKSFTKSESETGEEQLKYYSEKNIIIRFLKLIILKIKKILKRKKQNKT